Below is a genomic region from Desulfobacter sp..
AGAATGGAAAGATGCCACAAACCGGGATGGTACGGGGTTGTATTGGGATATTTTACGGGCTGTTTTTGATTCTGAAGGATATCAGGTCACCCCCCTGATAAGATCTTATTCAGGATCGGTCACCCTTGTCAGGAATGGAACCGTAGACGGAATGATTGGTGCTTATATTGATGAAATCAAAGAAGGCCTTTATCCTGAACACCATTTTGCCGTTGATATTGTCCAGGCGCTTTACAAGAAAAAATCAAAAATTAAATGGGATGGCATCGAAACGATTAAAGGCAAAAGACTTGCCTGGATTGAGGGGTATTCATTTAACCAGTATCTTCCCCGGTCTGTAATGTACACAACCTCCCTTAGAAGGGTTGATTCGAGAAAAATAGGGGTGAACCTGCTTCTCTTGTCAAAAAGAGATTTTGTCTTGGATGCTGAAGGTGATATAAAGGATTTTTTCAAAGAAAATCAGGCCTATCAAATCAAAGATTTTGTGATGCAGCCAATTTGCGAATTAAAGCTCTACATTGTTTTTTCAAAAACCGAAAAGGGAAAAAGATTGACTCAAGTCTTTGATCAGAATTTTTCCAAGCTTTTAAAAGCGGGTGTAATAAAAAAGATGTACAAAAAATATTCCGGTAAAAACTTCACCCTTCCCTCGGATTTTTAATTGAATCTTTTTTGGGTTTCCGGCCCGTAAGGTTCAAGGTGAACCATGACGTCAATAATCCTGGTGTTTTTTTCAACAAGCACCTGTTTCACTTTTTCTGCAATATTATGGCCCTGAAATACCGTAAGCTTGCCGTCCACCTCAAGGTGAAGATCCATGTAGAAGGAGCCGGCCAGTTTCCGGGTTCGGATTTTGTGGACTCCGAGCACCCCCGGGGTCTGGGTGATGATTTGTTTTACCACCTCTAGGTCTTGTGAAGACATGCTGGTGTCCAAAAGCTCCCCAATGCTGGAGAAAAGGATGTCCAGGCCGACCTTTACAATGAATACGGAAACAAGAATGGCCCCGACCTGGTCAAGAAAGGCCAGTTTTGGGTTGATCAGGCAGGCGATCACCGCCACCAGAACGGGCAGGGAGGAAAGCGCATCTGTCCTGTGGTGCCATGCATTGGCCTTTACCGAAGATGAATTTGTTTCCACGCCCACTTGATAGGTCAGGCGGAAGAGGATTTCTTTGACTGCAAAGGAAAGCAAGGGGGCGGTGAATGTGATCCAGGACAAGGTGGCCTGTGTCCCCGGGGTCATGAGGGCCAGAACTGCCTTGTACCCGATGGTAACAGCCACACCCAGGAGGATGATTCCGATGCCGATGGTGACAAAAGACTCTATTTTCTGGTGGCCGAAGGGATGGCTTTCGTCTGCCGGGGCGGTCCAGTACTTTACCCCGAAAAGAATCACAAAGTCAGAAGAGGTGTCGGAAAAACTGTGAAGGGCATCTGCCACAACCGCCTGGCTGTTTCCATAGAGACCGATGACCAGTTTAACAATTGAAAGTCCAATGTTTGCAAAAAGCCCTGCCAGGGTAATTTTTCGTATCCTGGCCTTGCCCTGGGAAGTGCTCATAGTCATCCTTAATATTAATTTTTATCTGCAATCAGGGGTATGAATTTCAGGTTGGCCTTTGGAAAGGGATATTGATTCAAATCCTTTATTCTGGCCCATTTATGGTCAATGGGGCCTTTTAAGCAAACCCTGCCGGAAATATAATCGCAGTAAAAGACATCCATTTCAATCTTAAAATGGGTATAGGCATGGCTCACCCGTGTCAAAAAGGTATCTGCCCTGGATTCAATTCCTGTTTCCTCCCTGATTTCCCGGACACAGGCCTGGTCCGGGGATTCTCCTTTTTCAACATGGCCCCCTGGAAATTCCCAGAGTCCGCCCAGCAGGCCGGACAACTTTCTTCGGGTGATCAGGACAAGGTCGTTTTTGCGGACAATCCCCACTGAAATATGATGGGTGGGAATCTTTTTTTTCTTTATTCGAACCGGATAAAAGCTGACCCTGTCTTTTTTAAGGGCGCTGCAGGCTGATGCCAGGGGACAGGCTGTACAGACCGGGTTTTTCGGGGTGCAGACCAGGGCGCCCAGTTCCATCACAGCCTGGTTAAAGCTGCCGGGATCTTGTTTGAAAATGAGGCGGCCAGCCTCAGCCTTGAATTTTTTATGGGCAATATTCGCGTTGATCGGGGTATCCATGCAAAATAGTCTGGCCAGCACTCTTTTT
It encodes:
- a CDS encoding cation transporter; the encoded protein is MSTSQGKARIRKITLAGLFANIGLSIVKLVIGLYGNSQAVVADALHSFSDTSSDFVILFGVKYWTAPADESHPFGHQKIESFVTIGIGIILLGVAVTIGYKAVLALMTPGTQATLSWITFTAPLLSFAVKEILFRLTYQVGVETNSSSVKANAWHHRTDALSSLPVLVAVIACLINPKLAFLDQVGAILVSVFIVKVGLDILFSSIGELLDTSMSSQDLEVVKQIITQTPGVLGVHKIRTRKLAGSFYMDLHLEVDGKLTVFQGHNIAEKVKQVLVEKNTRIIDVMVHLEPYGPETQKRFN
- a CDS encoding transporter substrate-binding domain-containing protein yields the protein MRYSFNHFFITIIAIVSATFMGFQDLSAEEKTITFATEEWKDATNRDGTGLYWDILRAVFDSEGYQVTPLIRSYSGSVTLVRNGTVDGMIGAYIDEIKEGLYPEHHFAVDIVQALYKKKSKIKWDGIETIKGKRLAWIEGYSFNQYLPRSVMYTTSLRRVDSRKIGVNLLLLSKRDFVLDAEGDIKDFFKENQAYQIKDFVMQPICELKLYIVFSKTEKGKRLTQVFDQNFSKLLKAGVIKKMYKKYSGKNFTLPSDF
- the mutY gene encoding A/G-specific adenine glycosylase; the encoded protein is MDWYRANSRKLPWRDKVSPYRVWVSEVMLQQTQVKTVIPYYEKFMAAFPDVRDLGSADLEQVLKLWEGLGYYARARNLHKAAGIVNKEMKGIIPDRFDAFLSLPGVGDYIASAVLSIAFGQAHAVVDGNVKRVLARLFCMDTPINANIAHKKFKAEAGRLIFKQDPGSFNQAVMELGALVCTPKNPVCTACPLASACSALKKDRVSFYPVRIKKKKIPTHHISVGIVRKNDLVLITRRKLSGLLGGLWEFPGGHVEKGESPDQACVREIREETGIESRADTFLTRVSHAYTHFKIEMDVFYCDYISGRVCLKGPIDHKWARIKDLNQYPFPKANLKFIPLIADKN